Proteins from a genomic interval of Lelliottia amnigena:
- the fabG_11 gene encoding short-chain dehydrogenase/reductase SDR: MSERIALVTGGSRGLGKNAALKLAAKGTGIILTYHSSQKEAFDVVHQIEEKGVKAVALPLNVGDVASFERFVSEVRSQLKHVWQRDSFDYLLNNAGTGLYAPYAETTEAQFDDAMNIHFKGPFFLTQGLLPVIKDGGRILNVSSGLARFAQPGSSAYAAMKGAMEVLTRYQAKELGARGISVNIIAPGAIETDFGGGRVRDNEQLNQMIASQTALGRVGLPDDIGDAIAALLSDDLGWMNAQRIEVSGGMFL, from the coding sequence ATGAGTGAACGTATTGCATTAGTGACGGGTGGGAGTCGCGGACTGGGTAAAAACGCGGCCTTAAAGCTGGCAGCAAAGGGGACGGGAATCATCCTGACTTACCACAGCAGCCAGAAAGAAGCCTTTGATGTGGTCCATCAGATTGAAGAGAAAGGCGTGAAGGCCGTGGCTTTGCCGCTCAATGTCGGTGACGTCGCGAGCTTTGAACGTTTTGTGAGCGAGGTGCGCTCACAGCTAAAACATGTCTGGCAGCGTGATTCGTTCGATTATTTATTGAACAATGCTGGAACGGGTTTATACGCCCCGTACGCAGAGACCACGGAAGCGCAATTTGATGATGCGATGAATATCCATTTTAAAGGACCTTTCTTCCTGACGCAGGGTCTGCTGCCTGTCATTAAAGACGGCGGGCGTATTTTGAACGTCTCGAGCGGGTTGGCGCGTTTTGCCCAGCCGGGTTCCAGCGCCTATGCGGCGATGAAAGGGGCAATGGAAGTGCTCACGCGCTACCAGGCAAAAGAGTTGGGCGCGCGCGGCATATCAGTCAATATCATCGCCCCGGGCGCTATCGAAACCGATTTTGGCGGCGGTCGCGTGCGGGACAACGAGCAGTTGAATCAGATGATTGCTTCGCAAACGGCGCTGGGCCGCGTCGGGCTGCCGGACGATATTGGTGACGCGATCGCGGCATTGCTGAGCGATGACCTGGGCTGGATGAACGCGCAGCGCATTGAGGTGTCAGGGGGGATGTTCCTGTAA
- the ydaF_2 gene encoding N-acetyltransferase GCN5 — protein sequence MPVITTPRLICSPVEEQDWPFYLSLQQDPEVMKFVANQRPIATIRAAFEPRLQHWTPGSDHWLCLIVRDAVSQIPLGATGYIHRENDCAEVGFLFAPEAQGKGYGYESLRALCDFAFEQGGIRRLTATVTAGNIASRRLLEKAGFVLEGELRENFWLSGGWHNDWVFGLLKHEHVVPAR from the coding sequence ATGCCGGTGATAACGACGCCCCGCCTGATTTGCTCACCTGTCGAAGAGCAAGACTGGCCATTTTATCTGTCGCTCCAGCAAGACCCGGAGGTGATGAAATTTGTTGCAAATCAGCGGCCAATTGCGACGATCCGCGCAGCATTCGAACCGCGTCTTCAGCACTGGACGCCTGGCAGCGATCACTGGCTGTGCTTAATTGTGCGTGACGCCGTCAGCCAGATACCGCTGGGAGCGACTGGATATATACATAGAGAAAATGATTGCGCAGAAGTCGGGTTTTTATTCGCGCCGGAAGCTCAGGGTAAAGGCTATGGCTATGAGTCGTTACGCGCGCTGTGCGATTTCGCGTTTGAGCAGGGCGGGATCCGCCGTCTGACCGCAACGGTAACGGCGGGCAACATCGCCTCCCGGCGCCTGCTGGAAAAAGCAGGCTTTGTACTGGAAGGCGAGCTGCGAGAAAACTTCTGGCTGTCTGGGGGCTGGCATAATGACTGGGTATTTGGCTTGCTCAAACACGAGCATGTGGTTCCAGCGCGTTGA
- the yhjE_2 gene encoding major facilitator superfamily metabolite/H(+) symporter yields MQATATTIDSEPESTPVNSRNKVVVASLIGTAIEFFDFYIYATAAVIVFPHIFFPQGDPTAATLQSLATFAIAFIARPIGSAVFGHFGDRVGRKVTLVASLLTMGISTVAIGLLPTYETIGILAPILLALARFGQGLGLGGEWGGAALLATENAPPRKRALYGSFPQLGAPIGFFFANGTFLLLSWLLTDEQFMSWGWRIPFIFSAVLVLIGLYVRVSLHETPVFAKVAAAKKQVKIPLGTLLTKHVRVTVLGTFIMLATYTLFYIMTVYSMTFSTAAAPVGLGLPRNEVLWMLMMAVIGFGVMVPIAGLLADKFGRRSSMIVITTLIILFALFVFPPLLGSGSPALVMVYLLIGLSLMGLTFGPMGALLPELFPTEVRYTGASFSYNVSSILGASVAPYIATWLQANYGLFYVGVYLASMAALTLIALLLTHETRDRSL; encoded by the coding sequence ATGCAAGCCACAGCCACTACCATCGACTCCGAACCAGAAAGCACACCGGTCAACTCGCGTAATAAAGTCGTCGTTGCCTCACTGATTGGCACCGCCATCGAATTCTTCGATTTCTACATTTACGCCACTGCTGCGGTCATTGTCTTTCCGCACATTTTCTTCCCGCAGGGCGATCCTACGGCGGCAACGCTACAATCGCTGGCAACGTTCGCTATCGCCTTTATCGCGCGCCCGATTGGTTCGGCTGTCTTCGGGCACTTTGGCGATCGCGTTGGCCGCAAGGTCACCCTGGTGGCATCGCTGCTGACCATGGGGATTTCCACCGTCGCGATTGGCCTGCTGCCAACCTACGAAACAATCGGTATTTTAGCCCCGATTCTGCTGGCGCTGGCGCGCTTTGGTCAGGGTTTGGGCCTGGGCGGTGAATGGGGTGGTGCGGCGTTACTGGCGACTGAAAATGCCCCGCCGCGCAAACGCGCGCTGTACGGCTCGTTCCCGCAGTTAGGCGCGCCGATTGGCTTCTTCTTCGCTAACGGCACGTTCCTGCTGCTGTCGTGGCTGCTGACCGACGAGCAGTTCATGAGCTGGGGCTGGCGTATTCCGTTTATCTTCTCTGCTGTGCTGGTGTTGATTGGCCTGTACGTGCGCGTTTCTCTGCACGAAACGCCCGTTTTCGCCAAAGTCGCGGCGGCGAAAAAACAGGTCAAAATCCCGCTGGGTACGCTGCTGACCAAACACGTCCGCGTGACGGTGCTGGGCACGTTCATCATGCTGGCGACCTACACGCTGTTTTACATCATGACCGTGTATTCCATGACCTTCAGCACCGCTGCGGCACCGGTTGGGCTGGGCCTGCCACGTAATGAAGTGCTGTGGATGCTGATGATGGCGGTGATTGGCTTTGGCGTAATGGTGCCGATTGCAGGCCTGCTGGCGGATAAATTTGGCCGTCGCTCAAGCATGATCGTCATTACAACGCTTATCATTCTGTTCGCGCTGTTCGTCTTCCCGCCGCTGTTGGGTTCCGGCAGTCCGGCGCTGGTGATGGTTTATCTGCTGATTGGTTTGAGCCTGATGGGACTGACGTTTGGCCCAATGGGCGCGCTGCTGCCGGAGCTGTTCCCGACGGAAGTGCGCTACACCGGCGCGTCGTTCTCCTATAACGTTTCATCGATTCTGGGTGCTTCCGTTGCGCCGTATATCGCGACCTGGTTACAGGCAAATTACGGTCTGTTCTACGTGGGGGTTTATCTGGCATCGATGGCCGCGCTGACGCTGATTGCGTTGCTGTTAACGCACGAGACGCGCGATCGGTCGTTGTGA
- a CDS encoding LysR family transcriptional regulator — MKTGGILTVNSTETYHAACLAGLGIIQVPRVGVREALRAKKMVEILPQYRAEPMPVSLIYPHRRNLSRRVHLFMEWLTGIMKAYVD, encoded by the coding sequence GTGAAAACCGGGGGCATTTTAACGGTCAACAGTACCGAAACCTATCATGCGGCGTGCCTTGCCGGACTGGGGATTATCCAGGTGCCACGCGTCGGCGTCCGCGAGGCGCTGCGGGCGAAAAAAATGGTAGAGATCCTGCCGCAATATCGCGCCGAACCGATGCCCGTGTCGCTGATTTATCCCCATCGTCGCAACCTCTCCCGACGCGTCCACCTGTTCATGGAGTGGCTCACCGGCATAATGAAAGCCTACGTTGACTAG
- the dmlR_15 gene encoding LysR family transcriptional regulator: protein MDKIHAMQLFIRVAELESFSRAADTLGLPKGSVSRQIQALENLLGTQLLHRTTRRVSLTQDGMVYYERAKDLLANLDELDGLFQSDPTSISGRLRVDMPVAVARNLVIPKLPSFLQQYPGIELELSSSDRLVDVIREGFDCVVRVGTLKDSGLIARTLGKLSMINCASPDYLARFGYPDNLDDLASHAVIHYAVNLGTRPQGFEFLTVMQRCG from the coding sequence ATGGATAAAATTCACGCAATGCAGCTCTTTATCCGCGTGGCGGAACTGGAGAGTTTTTCTCGCGCTGCGGACACGTTAGGTCTTCCTAAAGGTAGCGTATCGCGCCAGATTCAGGCGCTGGAAAACCTGTTGGGCACCCAGCTTTTACACCGCACCACGCGCCGCGTCAGCCTGACGCAAGACGGCATGGTCTATTACGAGCGGGCAAAAGATCTGCTCGCCAACCTCGACGAACTGGATGGCCTTTTCCAGAGTGACCCCACCAGCATCAGCGGACGATTGCGCGTCGATATGCCGGTTGCCGTTGCGCGAAATTTAGTCATCCCGAAACTGCCCTCCTTCTTACAGCAATATCCCGGCATTGAGCTGGAATTGAGCAGCAGCGATCGGCTGGTGGATGTGATTCGTGAAGGGTTCGACTGCGTGGTGCGCGTCGGCACGCTGAAGGATTCTGGCTTGATCGCGCGTACGCTAGGCAAACTGTCGATGATTAACTGCGCCAGCCCCGATTATCTGGCGCGTTTCGGGTATCCGGACAATCTGGACGATCTCGCGTCTCACGCGGTCATTCATTACGCCGTGAATCTGGGCACGCGCCCGCAGGGTTTTGAATTTTTAACGGTGATGCAACGGTGTGGGTGA
- a CDS encoding AsmA family protein, whose translation MTKTTRIVTWVAGIFLLLIVVAIIIIATFDWNRLKPTINQKVSTELNRPFAIRGDLGVVWERQKDETGWRSWVPWPHVHANDIILGNPPDIPEVTMVHLPRVEATLAPLALLTKTVYLPWIKLQQPDARLIRLSEKNDNWTFNLAGSDEEKDPNAQPSAWSFRLDNILFDRGRIAIDDKVSKADVEIFVDPLGKPLPFSEVTGNKGKNDTHNVGDYVFGLKATGRYNGQPLTGTGKIGGVLALRSAGTPFPVQADFRSGNSRVAFVGTVNDPMKMGGVDVQLKFSGDSLGELYDLTGVLLPDTPPFETDGRLVAKIDTEKSSVFDYRNFNGRIGDSDIRGSLTYTTGKPRPKLEGDLESRQLRLADLGPLIGVDSGKGAQKAKSAEQKKGEKDIQPAGKVLPYDRFETDKWDVMDADVRFKGRKIEHGSTLPISDLSTHIILKNSDLHLQPLKFGLAGGTISSNIHLDGDKKPMQGRADIQARRLKLKELMPNVELMQKTLGEMNGDAEIRGVGNSIAALLGSSNGNLKLLMNDGLISRNLMEILGLNVGNFIIGQIFGDDEVRVNCAAANLDLVNGVARPQIFAFDTENAVINVTGTASMASEQLDLTINPESKGFRIITLRSPLYVRGSFKNPQAGVKPGPLIARGAVAAALATLVTPAAALLALISPSEGDANQCRNILSQMKK comes from the coding sequence ATGACAAAAACGACCAGGATCGTCACCTGGGTGGCAGGGATTTTCTTGTTGTTGATTGTGGTAGCAATCATCATTATTGCGACGTTCGACTGGAATCGTCTCAAGCCGACCATCAACCAGAAAGTCTCAACCGAACTTAACCGACCCTTCGCCATTCGCGGCGATCTTGGCGTGGTGTGGGAGCGTCAGAAAGACGAAACCGGCTGGCGCAGCTGGGTTCCCTGGCCGCACGTTCACGCTAACGACATTATTCTCGGCAATCCGCCGGACATTCCTGAAGTCACCATGGTGCATCTGCCACGCGTAGAAGCCACGCTTGCGCCATTGGCGCTGCTGACGAAAACGGTTTATCTGCCGTGGATCAAACTGCAACAGCCCGATGCGCGGCTGATTCGTCTTTCAGAGAAAAACGACAACTGGACGTTTAACCTGGCCGGCAGCGATGAAGAAAAAGATCCCAACGCGCAGCCATCAGCCTGGTCATTCCGTCTGGATAATATTCTGTTTGATCGCGGGCGGATCGCGATTGATGACAAGGTCAGCAAAGCGGATGTGGAGATCTTTGTTGATCCGCTCGGTAAACCGCTGCCGTTCAGCGAAGTCACCGGTAATAAAGGCAAAAACGATACTCACAACGTGGGCGATTACGTTTTCGGCCTGAAAGCGACAGGACGTTACAACGGCCAGCCGTTAACCGGCACGGGCAAGATCGGCGGCGTGCTGGCGCTGCGAAGCGCAGGTACACCGTTCCCTGTGCAGGCGGATTTCCGCTCCGGTAACTCCCGCGTGGCGTTTGTCGGCACGGTCAACGATCCGATGAAAATGGGCGGCGTCGATGTGCAGCTTAAATTCTCCGGCGACTCGCTGGGTGAACTTTATGATTTAACGGGTGTACTCCTGCCGGACACTCCGCCGTTTGAGACGGACGGGCGTCTGGTGGCAAAAATCGATACCGAAAAATCCTCTGTGTTTGATTATCGCAATTTCAACGGACGTATCGGCGACAGCGATATTCGCGGCTCGCTCACGTATACCACCGGAAAACCACGGCCAAAACTGGAAGGCGATCTCGAATCCCGCCAGTTGCGGCTGGCCGATCTCGGCCCGCTGATCGGCGTTGATTCCGGTAAAGGCGCGCAGAAGGCAAAAAGCGCCGAGCAGAAAAAGGGCGAGAAAGATATCCAGCCGGCGGGCAAAGTGCTGCCCTACGATCGCTTTGAAACCGACAAATGGGATGTGATGGACGCCGATGTGCGCTTCAAAGGCCGTAAAATCGAGCACGGCAGCACGTTGCCTATTAGCGATCTTTCAACGCACATCATCCTGAAAAATTCAGATTTGCACCTGCAACCGCTGAAATTCGGTCTGGCGGGAGGAACCATCTCGTCGAATATTCATCTCGACGGCGACAAAAAACCGATGCAGGGACGGGCGGATATTCAGGCGCGCAGGCTGAAGCTGAAAGAGCTGATGCCAAACGTTGAGCTGATGCAAAAAACCCTCGGTGAGATGAACGGCGATGCGGAGATCCGCGGCGTGGGTAACTCGATTGCTGCGCTGCTGGGCAGCAGTAACGGGAATCTTAAGCTGCTGATGAACGACGGGTTGATCAGCCGTAACCTGATGGAGATTCTGGGGCTGAACGTCGGTAACTTCATCATTGGGCAGATTTTTGGCGATGACGAAGTGCGCGTGAACTGTGCGGCGGCGAATCTGGATCTGGTCAACGGAGTGGCGCGTCCGCAGATTTTTGCCTTCGATACGGAAAACGCGGTGATCAACGTGACGGGCACCGCGAGCATGGCGTCAGAACAGCTGGATTTGACGATTAATCCCGAGAGTAAGGGGTTCCGCATCATTACGCTGCGTTCCCCGCTCTACGTGCGCGGTTCGTTTAAAAATCCGCAAGCCGGTGTCAAACCCGGCCCGCTGATTGCGCGCGGTGCCGTGGCTGCGGCGTTGGCCACACTAGTGACGCCTGCGGCCGCGCTGCTGGCGCTGATTTCGCCATCAGAAGGGGACGCGAATCAGTGCCGCAATATTCTGTCGCAAATGAAGAAATAA
- the yhjD gene encoding inner membrane protein YhjD, producing the protein MTPENNQQRPTQELEYDPIKKMETEPEKKPSPGKANKALETVTDTAQKIQRRPMIAHLIRAAERFNDRMGNQFGAAITYFSFLSMIPIMMVSFAAAGFILASHPTLLQDIFNKILVNVSDPTLAATLKSTINTAVQQRTTVGIVGLLIALYSGVNWMGNLREAIRAQSRDVWERRPQDEEKIWIKYLRDFVSLIGLLIALIVTLSITSVAGSAQQMIISALYLDYIEWLKPAWRVIGLAISIFANYLLFFWIFWRLPRHRPRKKALIRGTFIAAIGFEVIKIVMTYTLPALVKSPSGAAFGSVLGLMAFFYFFARLTLFCAAWIATAQYKDDPRMPGKTHR; encoded by the coding sequence GTGACGCCGGAAAACAACCAGCAACGACCGACTCAGGAACTGGAATACGATCCCATTAAAAAAATGGAAACGGAGCCAGAAAAAAAGCCCTCTCCCGGCAAAGCGAATAAGGCACTGGAAACGGTGACCGACACGGCGCAGAAAATTCAGCGCCGCCCAATGATTGCGCACCTGATACGCGCCGCCGAGCGCTTTAACGATCGCATGGGCAATCAGTTTGGGGCGGCGATTACCTATTTCTCCTTCTTATCCATGATCCCGATTATGATGGTGTCGTTTGCAGCGGCCGGTTTTATCCTCGCCTCGCATCCCACGCTGTTACAGGACATCTTCAACAAAATTCTGGTGAACGTCAGCGACCCTACGCTCGCCGCCACGCTCAAAAGCACCATTAACACCGCGGTTCAGCAACGAACCACCGTGGGGATTGTCGGGCTGCTGATTGCGCTCTATTCAGGTGTTAACTGGATGGGAAACCTGCGTGAAGCCATTCGCGCCCAGTCGCGCGATGTGTGGGAGCGCAGGCCGCAGGACGAAGAAAAAATCTGGATTAAATATCTGCGCGATTTCGTCTCGCTGATAGGCCTGCTGATTGCGCTGATCGTGACGCTGTCGATTACCTCCGTCGCCGGGTCAGCGCAGCAGATGATTATCTCCGCGCTGTATCTCGATTACATTGAGTGGCTCAAACCGGCCTGGCGGGTTATCGGCCTGGCCATTTCTATTTTTGCCAACTATCTGCTTTTCTTCTGGATATTCTGGCGATTGCCGCGCCACCGCCCGCGCAAAAAAGCGTTGATTCGTGGGACGTTTATCGCGGCGATTGGCTTTGAAGTGATTAAAATCGTCATGACGTACACCCTTCCGGCGCTGGTGAAATCACCGTCTGGGGCCGCGTTTGGCTCGGTGTTAGGGCTTATGGCGTTCTTCTACTTCTTTGCTCGCCTGACGCTCTTCTGCGCCGCGTGGATCGCCACCGCGCAGTACAAAGACGACCCAAGAATGCCGGGCAAAACGCACCGGTAA
- the yhjH gene encoding cyclic di-GMP phosphodiesterase YhjH, whose translation MKSEQVIQRLCTTPEASIESLQEHRYWLQCERAYTYQPIYRINGRLMAVEILTVVTHPSDPTQRIAPDRYFAEVSVRQRLDVLEEQLEMLATKEAFFVRNDILASVNVDGPTLIALRQNPGLQKLVASLPWMRFELVEHVQLPQDSSFASMCEFGPLWLDDFGTGMANFSALSEVRYDYIKVARDLFIMLRQTPEGRNLFTLLLQLMNRYCQGVIVEGVETLEEWRDVQNSPAAAAQGYFLSRPVPMDTLENVIITL comes from the coding sequence ATGAAGTCAGAGCAGGTTATCCAGCGGCTATGCACCACTCCAGAAGCTAGTATCGAAAGCTTGCAGGAGCATCGCTATTGGCTGCAATGTGAGCGTGCTTATACTTATCAGCCTATCTACCGTATCAACGGCAGACTCATGGCAGTTGAGATTTTAACCGTCGTGACGCATCCATCCGATCCCACGCAACGTATCGCCCCTGACCGCTATTTTGCGGAGGTCAGCGTGCGCCAGCGTCTTGATGTTCTGGAAGAGCAGCTGGAAATGCTGGCGACGAAAGAAGCCTTTTTCGTGCGCAATGACATTCTGGCGTCGGTCAACGTTGATGGCCCCACGCTTATCGCCCTGCGCCAGAATCCAGGGCTGCAAAAACTCGTCGCCTCGCTGCCGTGGATGCGTTTTGAACTGGTTGAACATGTGCAGTTACCGCAGGACTCTTCGTTTGCATCGATGTGCGAATTTGGCCCGCTGTGGCTGGATGACTTCGGCACGGGTATGGCGAATTTCTCGGCGCTGAGCGAAGTCCGTTACGACTACATCAAAGTCGCGCGCGACCTGTTCATCATGCTGCGCCAGACCCCGGAAGGCCGAAATCTGTTTACCCTGTTGCTGCAACTGATGAACCGCTATTGCCAGGGCGTGATTGTCGAAGGCGTAGAAACGCTCGAAGAGTGGCGCGATGTTCAGAATTCGCCAGCGGCAGCGGCTCAGGGCTATTTCCTGTCTCGCCCCGTACCAATGGATACACTCGAGAACGTTATTATCACCCTGTAA
- a CDS encoding inner membrane protein yields MTSSTSHHIRGQFEQCIGIIRLASVEILLLLDLRVSEGKDPRWFLEQLDTARLGLGGWGPVAKRLNLNDAEMSDFTLQLRLLQQRVPQYESGQDVSENQLIAAVRFVTSLEHLRLQQPLLGYNTDLAPGDESQQLQAHKQVRAIELIIRSLIMQAWPDQVRLNNHLKTLFNADRVRRWLKLGERNDVLSGMMFSEMAQMLVDKKEFSRYYSRLFNDGTNLTLLVEPRKTLQIFLDDIRQIRNALTVQQTLSSAQLLMLDNYYGQISRPIQRAFEEGRTRINPTGLMAVDASELHTFWENAQKMDRQTGGDLFEVRDSIEKPTQRAPRTPEQRDQLISGTLWGAVGVMVLAIIAGGVWLVVSEMPSAPAATVTAQVQAPLPETREKPSPREKLTRMGVTWDENSLRSAIDRNDTQMTLLFLQSGMDWKLSWTEQAMASKHDEVLEVLMRYPQKMVEEKPCRRFISTLSHAMSNGEPLTSVRKQFLSAFCTVPAVVKRQKREAEQATLRAQAQPDESNKRWQSIQTDIYNVIR; encoded by the coding sequence ATGACATCAAGCACATCACATCACATTCGTGGGCAATTTGAACAATGCATCGGCATTATTCGGCTCGCCTCCGTGGAGATCTTGCTGTTACTTGATCTGCGCGTCTCTGAAGGGAAAGATCCCCGCTGGTTCCTGGAACAACTCGACACGGCCCGCCTGGGTCTGGGCGGATGGGGACCGGTGGCGAAACGCCTGAATCTCAATGATGCCGAAATGTCCGATTTCACGCTGCAATTGCGGCTACTACAGCAGCGCGTGCCGCAGTATGAAAGCGGTCAGGATGTCAGTGAAAATCAGCTGATCGCTGCCGTGCGGTTTGTTACTTCGCTGGAACATCTGCGGTTGCAACAGCCGCTGCTGGGCTACAACACTGACCTCGCGCCGGGAGATGAATCGCAGCAATTGCAGGCGCATAAGCAGGTGCGTGCCATTGAGCTGATCATTAGATCGTTAATTATGCAGGCCTGGCCCGATCAGGTGCGGCTGAACAACCATCTAAAAACCTTATTCAATGCCGACCGCGTCAGACGCTGGCTGAAACTCGGTGAGCGTAACGATGTCCTGAGCGGCATGATGTTCAGCGAAATGGCGCAGATGCTGGTCGATAAGAAAGAGTTCAGCCGCTATTACTCACGTCTGTTCAACGATGGCACCAACCTGACCCTGCTGGTTGAACCACGTAAAACGCTGCAGATTTTTCTGGATGATATTCGACAGATCCGTAATGCCCTGACTGTTCAGCAAACCTTAAGCTCCGCACAACTCCTGATGCTGGATAATTACTATGGGCAGATCTCCCGGCCTATCCAGCGCGCTTTCGAAGAAGGGCGCACGCGCATTAACCCGACCGGACTGATGGCGGTCGATGCCAGTGAGCTGCACACTTTCTGGGAAAACGCGCAAAAAATGGACAGGCAGACCGGGGGCGATCTCTTTGAGGTACGTGACAGTATTGAAAAGCCGACGCAGCGCGCGCCGCGTACTCCGGAGCAACGCGATCAGCTGATCTCCGGCACGCTGTGGGGGGCGGTGGGCGTGATGGTGCTCGCTATCATTGCGGGCGGCGTGTGGTTGGTGGTCAGCGAGATGCCTTCTGCTCCGGCGGCCACCGTGACAGCACAGGTGCAGGCCCCGTTGCCCGAGACGCGTGAAAAGCCGTCTCCGCGAGAAAAGCTGACGCGCATGGGCGTGACATGGGATGAAAACAGTCTTCGCTCCGCCATCGATCGCAACGATACGCAGATGACTCTGCTGTTCCTGCAAAGTGGAATGGACTGGAAACTGTCATGGACCGAGCAGGCGATGGCGTCTAAACATGACGAAGTGCTGGAAGTGCTGATGCGCTATCCGCAGAAAATGGTGGAGGAAAAACCGTGCCGCCGCTTCATCAGTACCTTGAGCCATGCGATGTCGAACGGGGAGCCGCTCACGTCGGTGCGTAAACAGTTCCTCTCCGCTTTTTGTACCGTGCCTGCGGTTGTGAAGCGTCAGAAACGTGAAGCCGAGCAAGCGACGTTGCGAGCACAAGCGCAGCCGGATGAAAGCAACAAACGTTGGCAGTCTATCCAGACGGATATCTACAATGTGATTCGCTAA